Proteins from one Desulfonema limicola genomic window:
- a CDS encoding SMP-30/gluconolactonase/LRE family protein: protein MQYFKHIKLKLLFFTAVLFILFPDFNANAETYKFQRMWPALQQPWYFSLPNGIAIDDKGFVYIADTGNHRIQKFTTDGHFIAKWGKQGKEDGEFDTPDSIALDNKGFVYVSDLLNSRIQKFSEKGEFIESWSGPKGEGFLPSGIAVDGGGFVYVVNLVNDLIYKFSDTGEYIAQWGNKGIEEHYVHTGIAVDNQGFVYAADRENHQVKKYSVTGELIKTWGQLGKENGSFDQPSGIAVDSDGYVYIADSYNDRVQKFTSDGEFQGVWGSLGTDDGQFNAPTGIAVDKNGFVFVSDWENQRIQKFSTDGRFVTGWKNRGSKPGEFYLPEKMTTDAAGNIYVADKGNHRIQKFDRDGRFVHQWGQKGSEPGQFNSPYGITADTGGNIFVADTLNNRIQKFSAEGTFIKQWGSAGVDEGQFDNPSGIAVDNNGFVYVADWENHRIQKFDIDGNFKAAWGSSGNGQGQFYRPFDLAVTDNAVYVSDTFMNCRIQKFDLNGKFITQWNTCDNSMSFSFSGIAADSSGAVYLTDADRHIIKKYNENGSFITSIGQPGSDAGQFKSPRFVYVSPDNTLYVSEMENNRIQAVQIQDSSEISKAIILAGGGPYTGNNLWDSTQMCANFAYRTLNYQGFGKDGIFYLTEDTKLDLDNNGEPDDVDAVPTNANLRDAITQWGKDAQTLVLYITDHGGDGIFRMSKNENLSASDLDLWLDELQNQTSAKIILIYDACESGSFLSQLTPPQGKERIILASTSPGESAYFVTQGSVSFSNYFWTDIFNGKDVFQAFKSAENAISLTMEYQHPLFDDNGDGISDASDSILAQKTYIGNATQISGENPIIGKVFPEQDISSTNTAILWADSVTDEDGIARVWAVIRPPGYTPGDSNNTVQSLPSVELLPEGAGRYEAVYEDFSFTGTYEIAVYARDSKGNTSAPAFTRVRVNDPQHRKAVIVAGGTQGDSLWPAVENNAMLAYESLKFQGYSDDDIYFLSSVSFSPGIDGLSSLSNLEFALGTWAENNTKDMLLYLIGNGEDKAFNLSQTEKLEADKLDKWLDTLQEKIPGEITIICDAPLSASFIPRLMPQEGKNRIFISSTSGIETANFTSNGDISFSQFFWNRIANGSSIYTAFVHAKNAIWFAAGTQTAQIEDNGNGIGNEKYDGILARKVIPGTGIFLTGNSPAANGISSNQSLFGQVTASIEIENINTTGEIEKVWAVINPPVEFQIPGESLENLPVIELDNSSGTFKGTYDNFTSYGDYKITAYVKDKQGNISEPLTSVITQETAPDVFEDDNTAFQAGYITLNAAGLSESFEIPGIQSHNFHKPGDEDWVQFYAVAGQPYVVETTNPGENTDTVITLFASDGITQIMHQDQWQDNLEGKGELLSWTCETDGMYYVRISHHDADVSGAGTGYDLKIYGPKAPLGGFVKGSITDANTGLPLTGAIITTDANASSVSRSNGRFLMIQEPGTFTLNINAAGYEPVTTLININDAGIAKADFKLVPIIPPEPEPVNFIPSGSIISPSSDLAVNAGESVDFQAGVISGDPPLSYFWDFDNGAENSNLLNPGYIIFNTPGTYNIKFTVTDFNGDYSMSGVKITVNEIPEPEEPQTDTDEPEPADDTTSPVTDDDSKPDIEIIQPLKPEIVYPGNGETDIEIHPVLETSPFIYSHDGYTHNLTRWQIGMDEEFSNIVLDIISAEYLTELPISDDILSYSSQYYWRVRFYDNQGNESQWSSPVLFYTAAPDNNIDDEIKDEPDDVIDQPEEPETVNEILFPRPPESEDVGGFGCFIDSAVHD from the coding sequence ATGCAATATTTTAAACACATCAAACTAAAACTATTATTTTTTACAGCAGTTCTGTTTATTCTTTTCCCGGATTTCAATGCCAATGCAGAAACATACAAATTCCAGCGCATGTGGCCTGCTCTTCAGCAGCCCTGGTATTTTTCCTTACCCAACGGCATTGCCATTGATGATAAGGGGTTTGTGTATATTGCAGATACGGGAAATCACCGGATTCAAAAATTCACCACAGACGGTCATTTTATTGCAAAATGGGGGAAACAAGGAAAAGAAGACGGTGAATTTGACACACCTGACAGCATAGCCTTAGATAATAAAGGCTTTGTTTATGTATCTGATCTGCTCAATTCCCGGATTCAGAAATTTAGTGAAAAGGGAGAATTTATTGAATCATGGTCAGGCCCGAAAGGAGAAGGTTTTTTACCTTCAGGCATAGCTGTTGACGGGGGCGGGTTTGTTTATGTTGTAAACCTGGTTAATGATTTGATTTATAAATTTTCAGATACAGGAGAATATATTGCCCAATGGGGAAATAAAGGAATAGAAGAACATTACGTCCATACAGGTATTGCTGTTGATAATCAAGGATTTGTCTATGCTGCTGACCGGGAAAATCATCAGGTGAAAAAATACTCTGTAACAGGTGAATTAATAAAGACCTGGGGACAGTTGGGAAAGGAAAACGGGAGCTTTGACCAGCCTTCGGGAATTGCAGTTGATTCGGACGGTTATGTTTATATTGCAGACAGTTATAATGACCGGGTTCAGAAATTTACTTCAGACGGCGAATTTCAGGGGGTCTGGGGAAGCCTGGGCACAGATGACGGTCAGTTTAACGCGCCGACCGGTATTGCAGTTGATAAAAATGGATTTGTTTTTGTTTCAGACTGGGAAAACCAGCGCATACAAAAATTTTCAACTGACGGAAGGTTTGTTACCGGGTGGAAAAACCGGGGCAGCAAGCCCGGAGAGTTTTATCTTCCTGAAAAAATGACAACTGACGCAGCAGGCAATATCTATGTTGCAGACAAGGGAAATCACAGGATTCAGAAATTTGACCGGGACGGCAGGTTTGTTCATCAATGGGGGCAAAAGGGCAGCGAGCCGGGGCAGTTTAATTCACCTTATGGTATTACAGCAGACACCGGCGGGAATATATTTGTCGCAGATACCTTGAATAACCGCATTCAGAAATTCAGTGCAGAAGGCACATTTATAAAGCAATGGGGAAGTGCAGGAGTTGATGAGGGGCAGTTTGATAATCCATCAGGCATTGCAGTTGACAATAACGGATTTGTCTATGTTGCAGACTGGGAAAACCACAGGATTCAGAAATTTGACATTGATGGAAATTTCAAGGCTGCATGGGGAAGTTCAGGTAATGGACAAGGACAGTTCTACCGGCCTTTTGACCTGGCAGTAACAGATAATGCAGTTTATGTATCTGACACCTTCATGAACTGCCGTATTCAAAAATTTGATTTAAACGGAAAATTCATAACACAATGGAATACCTGTGATAATTCCATGAGCTTTTCTTTTTCAGGCATTGCAGCTGACAGCAGCGGGGCAGTTTATCTGACTGATGCAGACAGGCATATAATTAAAAAATATAATGAAAACGGTAGTTTTATCACCAGTATCGGCCAGCCCGGTTCAGATGCAGGCCAGTTTAAATCCCCAAGGTTTGTCTATGTCAGCCCTGATAACACCCTGTATGTTTCGGAAATGGAAAACAACCGGATTCAGGCAGTTCAGATACAAGACTCATCAGAAATATCCAAAGCCATAATCCTGGCAGGAGGCGGCCCGTACACAGGCAACAACCTCTGGGATTCCACCCAGATGTGCGCCAATTTTGCATACCGCACCTTAAACTACCAGGGATTTGGCAAAGACGGTATATTCTATCTTACGGAAGATACGAAACTTGACCTGGATAATAACGGCGAACCTGATGATGTGGATGCAGTTCCCACAAATGCGAATCTCAGGGATGCAATAACTCAATGGGGTAAAGATGCCCAGACCCTGGTTTTATACATAACAGACCACGGCGGAGACGGAATCTTCCGCATGAGCAAAAACGAAAACCTGTCAGCATCCGATCTTGATTTGTGGCTTGATGAATTGCAAAATCAGACTTCTGCAAAAATTATCCTCATCTATGATGCCTGCGAATCAGGAAGTTTCCTTTCACAGCTTACACCGCCTCAAGGAAAAGAGCGGATTATCCTTGCAAGCACATCCCCTGGAGAAAGCGCCTATTTTGTTACCCAGGGTTCTGTTTCCTTTTCAAACTATTTCTGGACTGATATTTTTAACGGTAAAGATGTTTTCCAGGCTTTTAAATCAGCAGAAAACGCCATAAGCCTGACAATGGAATATCAACACCCCCTTTTTGACGATAACGGAGACGGCATTTCAGATGCTTCTGACAGTATTTTAGCACAGAAAACATACATCGGCAATGCCACACAGATTTCAGGGGAAAATCCAATAATCGGCAAAGTCTTTCCTGAACAGGATATAAGCAGTACAAATACAGCCATACTCTGGGCAGACTCAGTAACAGATGAAGACGGCATAGCAAGGGTATGGGCAGTAATCCGTCCGCCCGGATACACTCCCGGAGATTCAAACAATACTGTGCAGTCCCTTCCTTCAGTAGAACTTTTGCCGGAAGGCGCAGGCCGTTATGAGGCAGTGTATGAAGATTTCAGCTTTACAGGAACCTATGAAATAGCAGTTTATGCAAGAGACAGCAAAGGCAATACTTCCGCTCCTGCTTTTACCCGTGTAAGGGTTAATGATCCACAGCACCGCAAAGCTGTGATTGTTGCAGGAGGCACACAAGGAGATTCCCTCTGGCCTGCCGTAGAAAACAATGCCATGCTTGCATATGAGTCTCTTAAATTCCAGGGATATTCGGATGATGACATTTACTTTTTAAGCAGTGTTAGTTTTTCCCCAGGGATTGACGGACTTTCCAGCCTGAGCAACCTGGAATTTGCTTTGGGAACCTGGGCGGAAAATAATACAAAAGATATGCTCCTGTATCTTATCGGAAACGGTGAGGACAAAGCCTTTAATCTCAGCCAGACTGAAAAACTGGAAGCGGATAAACTGGATAAATGGCTGGATACCTTGCAGGAAAAGATTCCTGGAGAAATTACAATTATCTGCGATGCACCTTTATCAGCAAGTTTTATTCCCCGGCTCATGCCGCAGGAAGGTAAAAACCGTATATTCATCTCAAGTACTTCAGGAATTGAAACCGCAAATTTCACATCAAACGGCGACATCTCATTTTCCCAGTTTTTCTGGAACCGGATAGCCAACGGCTCAAGCATATACACAGCCTTTGTCCATGCAAAAAATGCCATATGGTTTGCAGCAGGAACCCAGACTGCGCAGATAGAAGATAATGGAAACGGAATCGGCAATGAAAAATATGACGGCATCCTGGCAAGAAAGGTTATACCCGGAACCGGAATATTTCTTACCGGAAATTCACCCGCAGCAAATGGAATATCTTCAAATCAAAGCCTTTTCGGTCAGGTGACAGCTTCCATAGAAATTGAGAATATTAATACAACAGGTGAGATTGAAAAGGTCTGGGCTGTTATAAATCCTCCAGTTGAATTTCAAATTCCCGGAGAATCCCTTGAGAACCTGCCGGTTATTGAACTGGATAACAGTTCCGGTACTTTCAAAGGGACATATGATAATTTCACCTCATACGGAGACTATAAAATAACCGCATATGTCAAAGATAAGCAGGGCAATATTTCCGAACCTCTCACATCTGTCATAACCCAGGAAACCGCTCCAGATGTTTTTGAAGATGACAACACAGCTTTCCAGGCAGGTTACATAACCCTGAATGCAGCAGGGCTTTCGGAAAGCTTTGAGATTCCCGGAATCCAGTCCCACAATTTCCATAAGCCCGGAGATGAGGACTGGGTGCAGTTTTACGCGGTTGCAGGCCAGCCCTATGTTGTTGAAACAACAAATCCAGGAGAAAATACCGATACAGTAATAACCCTGTTTGCCAGTGACGGTATTACCCAAATAATGCACCAGGATCAATGGCAGGACAATCTTGAAGGCAAAGGAGAGCTGCTTTCATGGACATGCGAAACTGACGGAATGTATTACGTGAGAATAAGCCATCATGACGCAGATGTTTCAGGTGCGGGAACAGGCTATGATCTTAAAATCTACGGGCCAAAAGCTCCCCTTGGCGGATTCGTTAAAGGCAGTATTACAGATGCTAATACAGGGCTTCCACTGACAGGAGCAATAATAACCACAGATGCCAATGCCTCGTCTGTCAGCCGTTCCAACGGGCGTTTTCTCATGATTCAGGAACCGGGAACATTTACATTAAATATTAATGCAGCGGGTTATGAACCAGTAACAACTTTGATAAATATAAATGATGCAGGAATCGCTAAGGCGGATTTTAAGCTTGTGCCAATTATCCCGCCTGAACCGGAGCCTGTTAATTTCATTCCGTCAGGTTCCATAATATCCCCTTCGTCAGATTTAGCAGTCAATGCAGGAGAATCCGTTGATTTCCAGGCCGGTGTAATATCAGGCGACCCGCCCCTGTCCTATTTCTGGGATTTTGACAATGGCGCGGAAAATTCAAACCTGCTCAATCCCGGATATATTATCTTTAACACACCGGGAACCTACAACATTAAATTTACTGTCACAGACTTTAACGGCGATTACAGCATGTCAGGAGTAAAAATAACGGTAAATGAGATTCCCGAACCTGAAGAACCCCAAACAGACACTGATGAACCTGAACCTGCTGATGATACAACAAGTCCTGTAACAGACGATGATTCAAAACCGGACATTGAAATCATTCAGCCCTTGAAACCTGAAATTGTATATCCCGGCAATGGAGAAACCGATATTGAAATACATCCGGTCCTGGAAACATCACCGTTTATCTATTCCCATGATGGCTATACCCATAACCTGACAAGATGGCAGATCGGCATGGATGAAGAATTCTCAAACATTGTACTGGATATAATAAGTGCGGAATATCTGACAGAACTGCCAATTTCAGATGACATCCTCTCATACAGTTCACAATATTACTGGCGCGTAAGGTTTTACGATAATCAGGGCAATGAATCCCAGTGGTCATCCCCTGTCCTGTTTTACACGGCAGCACCAGATAATAATATTGATGATGAAATTAAAGATGAACCGGATGATGTTATTGACCAGCCTGAAGAACCTGAAACTGTTAACGAAATCCTATTTCCCCGGCCCCCAGAATCCGAAGATGTCGGAGGATTCGGATGCTTTATTGATTCGGCAGTTCATGATTAA
- a CDS encoding AAA family ATPase, whose product MNPKKLPIGLSDFKELIKEKFYYIDKTNFIRDIIISPSKILLFPRPRRFGKTLNLSMLRYFFEKNDKDTGFLFKGLEIEKHEVFKTCQGKYPVIYMTFKDVKHLDWLHCLSSIKYVVYEEFSKHRYLLESNAIYKEDKVFFQNVLERSLPEEDYHNALKLLSRCLHSFYNTPVLIFIDEYDTPIHAAYASGYYKQIISFMRNFLSGGMKDNPYLFKGVLTGILRVAKESVFSGLNNLGVHTLLSLKFSDSFGFTKDETVKLLRDYNMKDHFQEVSNWYDGYKFGKSVIYNPWSVLNYIYNQGVPDLYWVNTADTGMIDKLATRGGKKLREEIGQLLEGKCITKQIYDSIVMNDLDNRDDILWSFLLFCGYLKVDEKKSGINIYRLAVPNREIRYIYEEMVKRWFGEKIESECLENFVRALNKGDVKLFEIMLRKVVLQVMSYHDLSGEPERVYHALVLGMLVWMSDAYEIRSNRESGYGRYDIMLKPRDLNKHGIIIEFKMVEDDEKPEQTLKRAMEQIEKKKYTAELEASGVKDIIKIAIAFKGKELWLEHELYSC is encoded by the coding sequence ATGAACCCCAAAAAACTGCCCATCGGATTATCCGATTTCAAGGAATTGATAAAAGAAAAATTTTATTACATTGATAAAACCAATTTTATCCGGGACATTATTATTTCACCATCAAAAATCCTCCTGTTTCCCAGACCCCGGCGTTTCGGCAAAACTCTGAACCTGAGCATGCTGCGGTATTTTTTTGAAAAAAATGATAAAGATACAGGCTTTCTGTTCAAAGGACTGGAAATAGAAAAACATGAAGTCTTTAAAACCTGCCAGGGAAAATATCCTGTAATTTACATGACCTTTAAAGATGTTAAGCATCTTGACTGGCTGCATTGCTTAAGCAGTATCAAATATGTTGTTTATGAAGAATTTTCAAAACATCGTTATCTTTTAGAAAGCAATGCCATTTACAAAGAAGATAAGGTTTTTTTTCAAAATGTTCTGGAACGGTCTCTTCCTGAGGAAGATTATCACAATGCTTTAAAACTCCTTAGCAGATGCCTTCACTCTTTTTATAATACACCTGTTTTAATATTTATTGACGAATACGACACTCCTATTCATGCAGCATATGCCAGCGGATACTATAAGCAAATCATTAGTTTTATGAGAAATTTTCTCAGCGGCGGAATGAAAGACAATCCTTACCTGTTCAAAGGGGTTTTAACCGGTATTCTCAGGGTAGCAAAAGAATCCGTGTTTTCCGGGCTGAACAACCTTGGTGTTCATACCCTCCTGAGTTTGAAATTTTCAGATTCCTTTGGTTTTACAAAAGATGAAACCGTAAAACTTCTTAGAGACTATAATATGAAAGATCATTTCCAGGAAGTTTCTAACTGGTATGACGGTTATAAATTCGGAAAAAGCGTTATTTATAATCCCTGGTCGGTTCTGAATTATATTTATAACCAGGGTGTGCCTGATCTCTACTGGGTAAATACCGCAGATACAGGCATGATTGACAAACTGGCGACCAGGGGAGGAAAAAAACTGCGGGAGGAAATCGGGCAATTGCTTGAAGGGAAATGTATAACAAAACAGATTTACGACAGTATAGTTATGAATGATCTGGATAACAGGGATGATATTCTCTGGAGTTTTCTTTTGTTTTGCGGATACCTTAAAGTTGATGAAAAGAAAAGCGGGATAAATATTTACCGGCTTGCTGTTCCTAACCGGGAAATCCGCTATATTTATGAAGAAATGGTTAAAAGATGGTTTGGAGAAAAAATTGAGTCGGAATGTCTTGAAAACTTTGTCAGAGCGTTAAACAAAGGCGATGTAAAATTGTTTGAGATCATGCTCCGTAAAGTTGTTCTCCAGGTTATGAGTTACCACGATCTGAGTGGAGAACCTGAAAGGGTTTACCATGCGCTTGTTCTTGGAATGCTGGTCTGGATGTCAGATGCTTATGAAATCCGCTCAAACCGGGAATCAGGATACGGGCGATATGATATAATGCTCAAACCCAGGGATTTGAATAAACACGGAATTATCATAGAGTTCAAAATGGTGGAAGATGATGAAAAACCGGAACAGACTTTGAAACGTGCAATGGAGCAGATTGAAAAAAAGAAATACACAGCAGAGCTTGAAGCGTCAGGGGTAAAGGATATTATTAAAATTGCCATTGCCTTTAAAGGTAAGGAACTCTGGCTTGAACATGAACTATATTCATGCTAA